The following coding sequences lie in one Rutidosis leptorrhynchoides isolate AG116_Rl617_1_P2 chromosome 4, CSIRO_AGI_Rlap_v1, whole genome shotgun sequence genomic window:
- the LOC139841464 gene encoding protein PARTING DANCERS homolog isoform X1 produces MIRPQSDVSLRNLGVGIVCMMSSTWRDEQHPSVINFISRFLSENSFRLNIVRIAPDFILNCGGLSLAFMFVMSYDCDNPGPIFTRAEKLKTQFEHLYVVVILPTKEQNDSFLHSKLRYGMAMGRPSFILAMDLETGFEKIVRIAHARGVCKRQDAVSKLKAEKEKSVQDMDVFLKVASSIPHVETHDANALIQTIGSIEAIAKTSKENILENTDISSEKAEIISRFFRDRKFYLGPKIS; encoded by the exons ATGATTCGCCCTCAAAGTGACGTTTCCTTACGTAATTTAG GTGTTGGCATCGTTTGCATGATGAGTAGCACATGGAGAGATGAACAACATCCATCCGTTATAAATTTTATATCTCGCTTTTTGAGTGAAAATTCCTTTCGGCTAAACATTGTGCGGATTGCACCT GATTTCATTTTAAATTGCGGAGGTTTATCATTGGCCTTCATGTTTGTGATGAGTTACGACTGTGACAATCCAGGGCCAATATTTACCAG AGCCGAAAAACTGAAGACTCAATTTGAGCATCTATATGTTGTGGTCATCCTTCCAACAAAGGAGCAGAATGATTCCTTCTTACATTCTAAGTTAAG ATATGGTATGGCTATGGGTAGGCCAAGCTTTATTTTAGCAATGGATCTAGAAACGGGCTTCGAGAAGATTGTTAGAATAGCACATGCTCGTGGTG TTTGCAAGAGGCAGGATGCTGTATCCAAATTGAAAGCTGAG AAGGAGAAGTCGGTCCAAGACATGGATGTATTTCTTAAAGTGGCATCCTCTATCCCCCATGTGGAGACTCATGATGCTAATGCG CTGATTCAAACCATAGGATCAATCGAAGCAATTGCGAAAACATCAAAGGAGAACATCCTGGAGAACACTGACATTTCATCAGAAAAAGCCGAGATAATTTCAAGATTTTTCAGAGATCGCAAGTTCTACCTCGGCCCCAAAATCAGTTGA
- the LOC139843712 gene encoding uncharacterized protein → MALFLMRSCVKFCPKPPSISPATAPAPLRRFQIRYDIIEVNKTTSFSPNRTSIFRYATSSNNITPISSYNNDGGKEFIAMSDEKLLSQCEQDTYKSSGPGGQHRNKRETAVRLKHLPTGIIAQASEDRSQHKNRASAIARLRSLLALKVRNAIDLETYTPPLELLQILPAKSTIRGSECGPQIGPNNPKFALGMQALLDLIFAVEGSVFDAAQKLGLSTGALSRLILSDDSLRQAVNEFRASKGMKPLK, encoded by the exons ATGGCTCTTTTCCTGATGAGATCATGTGTTAAATTCTGCCCTAAACCACCCTCCATATCACCGGCCACCGCTCCGGCACCACTCCGACGGTTTCAAATTCGTTACGATATCATTGAAGTAAACAAAACGACGTCGTTTTCCCCAAACCGCACATCAATTTTTCGTTACGCTACCAGCAGTAATAATATTACTCCGATTTCGAGTTATAATAATGACGGTGGCAAAGAATTTATTGCGATGTCAGATGAGAAATTGTTGAGTCAATGTGAACAAGACACTTATAAATCCTCCGGTCCCGGTGGTCAACACCGGAATAAACGTGAAACTGCCGTCCGGCTTAAACATCTACCTACCGGAATTATTGCGCAG GCATCTGAAGATAGATCGCAGCATAAAAATCGTGCATCTGCCATAGCTCGATTGCGTAGTCTGCTAGCTCTTAAAG TCAGAAACGCCATAGATCTTGAAACATACACACCTCCTCTTGAGCTTCTTCAAATTCTTCCAGCGAAGTCAACTATAAGAGGTTCAGAATGTGGACCTCAAATTGGGCCTAATAACCCAAAGTTTGCTTTG GGAATGCAAGCATTATTAGATCTAATTTTTGCAGTAGAGGGTTCCGTGTTTGATGCTGCACAAAAATTGGG CTTAAGCACTGGCGCTCTTTCACGTCTGATTTTGTCAGATGATTCTCTTCGACAGGCAGTTAATGAGTTTCGGGCATCTAAG
- the LOC139841464 gene encoding protein PARTING DANCERS homolog isoform X2 — protein MIRPQSDVSLRNLGVGIVCMMSSTWRDEQHPSVINFISRFLSENSFRLNIVRIAPDFILNCGGLSLAFMFVMSYDCDNPGPIFTRAEKLKTQFEHLYVVVILPTKEQNDSFLHSKLRYGMAMGRPSFILAMDLETGFEKIVRIAHARGVCKRQDAVSKLKAELIQTIGSIEAIAKTSKENILENTDISSEKAEIISRFFRDRKFYLGPKIS, from the exons ATGATTCGCCCTCAAAGTGACGTTTCCTTACGTAATTTAG GTGTTGGCATCGTTTGCATGATGAGTAGCACATGGAGAGATGAACAACATCCATCCGTTATAAATTTTATATCTCGCTTTTTGAGTGAAAATTCCTTTCGGCTAAACATTGTGCGGATTGCACCT GATTTCATTTTAAATTGCGGAGGTTTATCATTGGCCTTCATGTTTGTGATGAGTTACGACTGTGACAATCCAGGGCCAATATTTACCAG AGCCGAAAAACTGAAGACTCAATTTGAGCATCTATATGTTGTGGTCATCCTTCCAACAAAGGAGCAGAATGATTCCTTCTTACATTCTAAGTTAAG ATATGGTATGGCTATGGGTAGGCCAAGCTTTATTTTAGCAATGGATCTAGAAACGGGCTTCGAGAAGATTGTTAGAATAGCACATGCTCGTGGTG TTTGCAAGAGGCAGGATGCTGTATCCAAATTGAAAGCTGAG CTGATTCAAACCATAGGATCAATCGAAGCAATTGCGAAAACATCAAAGGAGAACATCCTGGAGAACACTGACATTTCATCAGAAAAAGCCGAGATAATTTCAAGATTTTTCAGAGATCGCAAGTTCTACCTCGGCCCCAAAATCAGTTGA